One Clupea harengus chromosome 11, Ch_v2.0.2, whole genome shotgun sequence DNA window includes the following coding sequences:
- the dek gene encoding protein DEK isoform X2, whose product MRSTLTDATNAEMDDSIPMTELEDCSHEEEPQVEKLKGLNVMEIIEGKREKKKVERLVQSGQLGKPKERLKIESGVGDKLGENARINHNIGKTKAPLLKPLHKILFDRPGAAASMKKNLRLFSGFPFKEESDPFSKKLKMMSKYTNAMLKTICQVLDIERSGKQSVLIERIMAFLMHPVNTGKPVSIKKKKKKKKRKNTATDAKQKTSKVSKSPKKSKVEGKSKAIVTDSSSDDDDDDEDDKPESKETKTSSAIESRKKKEDTDDSSDEDEEEIEDGDDVKDDDDEEEEEKETPKSKSPAKKKPATPKKTAASKKTTKPPPGKKKPAAKKTAKELESDTSDKSESDDSDNQNNSDFEKSKKKPAAKKKLAKPAPKTKKADSSSNKTAKKRQVLLDSDDSSDDDKPLIKMIKRPPTDDQIKTTVQDLLKNANLEEVTMKQLCQKVYDSYPEFDLTSRKDYIKTTVKSLIS is encoded by the exons ATGAGG AGCACGCTGACAGATGCCACAAACGCAGAGATGGACGACAGTATACCGATGACTGAATTGGAGGACTGCTCCCACGAAGAGGAGCCACAGGTGGAAAAGTTGAAAGGACTCA atGTCATGGAAATTAttgagggaaaaagagaaaaaaagaaggtggAAAGACTGGTGCAGTCTGGGCAGCTGGGGAAACCTAAAGAACGCCTGAAAATTGAAAGTG GTGTTGGAGATAAGCTGGGTGAAAATGCACGAATCAACCACAATATCGGAAAAACAAAAGCCCCCCTCCTGAAACCTCTTCATAAGATCCTTTTTGATCGACCTGGAGCA GCAGCTTCAATGAAGAAGAACCTACGTTTATTCAGTGGCTTCCCTTTCAAGGAGGAAAGTGATCCCTTCTCAAAAAAGCTGAAGATGATGTCAAA atacacaaacGCAATGTTGAAGACCATCTGTCAAGTTCTAGACATAGAGAGGAGTGGGAAGCAGTCTGTCTTAATTGAAAGAATCATGGCATTCCTTATGCACCCTGTCAATACAGGAAAG CCAGTTTCcatcaaaaagaagaagaagaagaagaagaggaagaacacTGCCACCGATGCCAAGCAAAAGACAAGCAAAGTTTCCAAGAGTCCCAAGAAATCAAAGGTGGAGGGCAAATCCAAAGCCATAGTCACAGATTCAAGCAGTgacgatgacgacgatgatgaagatgacaaACCTGAAAGTAAAGAGACCAAGACGTCATCGGCCATAGAAAGtcggaaaaagaaagaggacacAGACGACTCCTcagatgaggatgaagaggaaatagaagatggtgatgatgttaaagatgatgatgatgaggaggaggaggagaaggag ACTCCCAAGTCGAAATCCCCTGCTAAGAAGAAGCCTGCCACCCCCAAAAAGACAGCAGCCAGCAAAAAGACAACAAAGCCACCACCTGGGAAAAAGAAACCAGCAGCTAAGAAGACAGCAAAGGAACTTGAGTCTGATACTTCTGACAAATCAGAGTCTGATGACAGTGACAATCAAAACAACAGTGACTTTGAGAAG TCAAAAAAGAAACCAGCAGCAAAGAAGAAACTAGCAAAGCCTGCCCCAAAAACTAAGAaagcagacagcagcagcaacaagaCCGCCAAAAAACGCCAAGTACTACTGG ACTCCGATGACAGTTCTGATGACGATAAACCCTTGATCAAGATGATAAAGAGGCCGCCCACAGATGATCAGATTAAGACCACAGTGCAAGATCTCCTGAAAAATGCCAACCTGGAGGAGGTCACAATGAAGCAGCTTTGCCAGAAA gtgtatgATTCATACCCTGAATTTGACCTGACCAGCAGGAAGGACTACATTAAAACGACGGTGAAAAGT
- the dek gene encoding protein DEK isoform X1: MKSVTPGQLYNSTLTDATNAEMDDSIPMTELEDCSHEEEPQVEKLKGLNVMEIIEGKREKKKVERLVQSGQLGKPKERLKIESGVGDKLGENARINHNIGKTKAPLLKPLHKILFDRPGAAASMKKNLRLFSGFPFKEESDPFSKKLKMMSKYTNAMLKTICQVLDIERSGKQSVLIERIMAFLMHPVNTGKPVSIKKKKKKKKRKNTATDAKQKTSKVSKSPKKSKVEGKSKAIVTDSSSDDDDDDEDDKPESKETKTSSAIESRKKKEDTDDSSDEDEEEIEDGDDVKDDDDEEEEEKETPKSKSPAKKKPATPKKTAASKKTTKPPPGKKKPAAKKTAKELESDTSDKSESDDSDNQNNSDFEKSKKKPAAKKKLAKPAPKTKKADSSSNKTAKKRQVLLDSDDSSDDDKPLIKMIKRPPTDDQIKTTVQDLLKNANLEEVTMKQLCQKVYDSYPEFDLTSRKDYIKTTVKSLIS; the protein is encoded by the exons ATGAAATCGGTCACCCCAGGTCAACTTTATAAC AGCACGCTGACAGATGCCACAAACGCAGAGATGGACGACAGTATACCGATGACTGAATTGGAGGACTGCTCCCACGAAGAGGAGCCACAGGTGGAAAAGTTGAAAGGACTCA atGTCATGGAAATTAttgagggaaaaagagaaaaaaagaaggtggAAAGACTGGTGCAGTCTGGGCAGCTGGGGAAACCTAAAGAACGCCTGAAAATTGAAAGTG GTGTTGGAGATAAGCTGGGTGAAAATGCACGAATCAACCACAATATCGGAAAAACAAAAGCCCCCCTCCTGAAACCTCTTCATAAGATCCTTTTTGATCGACCTGGAGCA GCAGCTTCAATGAAGAAGAACCTACGTTTATTCAGTGGCTTCCCTTTCAAGGAGGAAAGTGATCCCTTCTCAAAAAAGCTGAAGATGATGTCAAA atacacaaacGCAATGTTGAAGACCATCTGTCAAGTTCTAGACATAGAGAGGAGTGGGAAGCAGTCTGTCTTAATTGAAAGAATCATGGCATTCCTTATGCACCCTGTCAATACAGGAAAG CCAGTTTCcatcaaaaagaagaagaagaagaagaagaggaagaacacTGCCACCGATGCCAAGCAAAAGACAAGCAAAGTTTCCAAGAGTCCCAAGAAATCAAAGGTGGAGGGCAAATCCAAAGCCATAGTCACAGATTCAAGCAGTgacgatgacgacgatgatgaagatgacaaACCTGAAAGTAAAGAGACCAAGACGTCATCGGCCATAGAAAGtcggaaaaagaaagaggacacAGACGACTCCTcagatgaggatgaagaggaaatagaagatggtgatgatgttaaagatgatgatgatgaggaggaggaggagaaggag ACTCCCAAGTCGAAATCCCCTGCTAAGAAGAAGCCTGCCACCCCCAAAAAGACAGCAGCCAGCAAAAAGACAACAAAGCCACCACCTGGGAAAAAGAAACCAGCAGCTAAGAAGACAGCAAAGGAACTTGAGTCTGATACTTCTGACAAATCAGAGTCTGATGACAGTGACAATCAAAACAACAGTGACTTTGAGAAG TCAAAAAAGAAACCAGCAGCAAAGAAGAAACTAGCAAAGCCTGCCCCAAAAACTAAGAaagcagacagcagcagcaacaagaCCGCCAAAAAACGCCAAGTACTACTGG ACTCCGATGACAGTTCTGATGACGATAAACCCTTGATCAAGATGATAAAGAGGCCGCCCACAGATGATCAGATTAAGACCACAGTGCAAGATCTCCTGAAAAATGCCAACCTGGAGGAGGTCACAATGAAGCAGCTTTGCCAGAAA gtgtatgATTCATACCCTGAATTTGACCTGACCAGCAGGAAGGACTACATTAAAACGACGGTGAAAAGT
- the dek gene encoding protein DEK isoform X3 → MDDSIPMTELEDCSHEEEPQVEKLKGLNVMEIIEGKREKKKVERLVQSGQLGKPKERLKIESGVGDKLGENARINHNIGKTKAPLLKPLHKILFDRPGAAASMKKNLRLFSGFPFKEESDPFSKKLKMMSKYTNAMLKTICQVLDIERSGKQSVLIERIMAFLMHPVNTGKPVSIKKKKKKKKRKNTATDAKQKTSKVSKSPKKSKVEGKSKAIVTDSSSDDDDDDEDDKPESKETKTSSAIESRKKKEDTDDSSDEDEEEIEDGDDVKDDDDEEEEEKETPKSKSPAKKKPATPKKTAASKKTTKPPPGKKKPAAKKTAKELESDTSDKSESDDSDNQNNSDFEKSKKKPAAKKKLAKPAPKTKKADSSSNKTAKKRQVLLDSDDSSDDDKPLIKMIKRPPTDDQIKTTVQDLLKNANLEEVTMKQLCQKVYDSYPEFDLTSRKDYIKTTVKSLIS, encoded by the exons ATGGACGACAGTATACCGATGACTGAATTGGAGGACTGCTCCCACGAAGAGGAGCCACAGGTGGAAAAGTTGAAAGGACTCA atGTCATGGAAATTAttgagggaaaaagagaaaaaaagaaggtggAAAGACTGGTGCAGTCTGGGCAGCTGGGGAAACCTAAAGAACGCCTGAAAATTGAAAGTG GTGTTGGAGATAAGCTGGGTGAAAATGCACGAATCAACCACAATATCGGAAAAACAAAAGCCCCCCTCCTGAAACCTCTTCATAAGATCCTTTTTGATCGACCTGGAGCA GCAGCTTCAATGAAGAAGAACCTACGTTTATTCAGTGGCTTCCCTTTCAAGGAGGAAAGTGATCCCTTCTCAAAAAAGCTGAAGATGATGTCAAA atacacaaacGCAATGTTGAAGACCATCTGTCAAGTTCTAGACATAGAGAGGAGTGGGAAGCAGTCTGTCTTAATTGAAAGAATCATGGCATTCCTTATGCACCCTGTCAATACAGGAAAG CCAGTTTCcatcaaaaagaagaagaagaagaagaagaggaagaacacTGCCACCGATGCCAAGCAAAAGACAAGCAAAGTTTCCAAGAGTCCCAAGAAATCAAAGGTGGAGGGCAAATCCAAAGCCATAGTCACAGATTCAAGCAGTgacgatgacgacgatgatgaagatgacaaACCTGAAAGTAAAGAGACCAAGACGTCATCGGCCATAGAAAGtcggaaaaagaaagaggacacAGACGACTCCTcagatgaggatgaagaggaaatagaagatggtgatgatgttaaagatgatgatgatgaggaggaggaggagaaggag ACTCCCAAGTCGAAATCCCCTGCTAAGAAGAAGCCTGCCACCCCCAAAAAGACAGCAGCCAGCAAAAAGACAACAAAGCCACCACCTGGGAAAAAGAAACCAGCAGCTAAGAAGACAGCAAAGGAACTTGAGTCTGATACTTCTGACAAATCAGAGTCTGATGACAGTGACAATCAAAACAACAGTGACTTTGAGAAG TCAAAAAAGAAACCAGCAGCAAAGAAGAAACTAGCAAAGCCTGCCCCAAAAACTAAGAaagcagacagcagcagcaacaagaCCGCCAAAAAACGCCAAGTACTACTGG ACTCCGATGACAGTTCTGATGACGATAAACCCTTGATCAAGATGATAAAGAGGCCGCCCACAGATGATCAGATTAAGACCACAGTGCAAGATCTCCTGAAAAATGCCAACCTGGAGGAGGTCACAATGAAGCAGCTTTGCCAGAAA gtgtatgATTCATACCCTGAATTTGACCTGACCAGCAGGAAGGACTACATTAAAACGACGGTGAAAAGT